The genomic region GCTGCGAACGGCCGTGTCCGACGAGCTGAAGGAAGGCGAGGCGAAGTCGCAGCGCGACAAGCTGAACGACACCGTCCGGAAAATCTCGGAGCGATACGGCATGCTGGAGGAAGAGTGGCGCAAGTGGAAGAGGTTCCGCCCGCAGCCGGGGCGCCATCTCGTCGTCCAGAAGCAGATGGTGCGGGCGATGACGGTCGGCCAGCTCGTGCTGGACGCGGTTCAGGTCCACTACTTCCCGCAGCGGAAGGACGACTCGGCGGACCGGGCGTTCGACGACGCGCTCGAGGAGCTGATCCGGTACCACGAGTACGCGCTGCTGAAGTACGAGGGGAAGATGAAGCCCGGCGAGCAGCTGTACGACAAGATCGGGGAGCTCACCGAACGGCTGCTCCGGGACGCGATCGAAAGCGTGGGCGGCGAGCCGAAGGGCAGCGTCTCCCTCGTCGTCGTCGCGTCCGCGATCTACGAGTACGGCCGGCAGCTCAGGCGGCTCGACAAGATGGTCGGGCATGTGCAAGGCGCGGAAGAAGCCGCGTCGGCCGAATAAGGATAAAGAGCCCGAACCGGGCGGCTGCGGATGGGCTGCCAGGTTCGGGCTCTTTTTTTTGGTGCCCGTCGGGGAGCGGTTACCGGTTGCCGCGGTGCAGCCGGTGCTGAAGCGCCTGCACTTGCTTGCGCTCCGCCTTCTCTTCGTTCGCGGCGGACACCGGAACGTGGGCTTGCGCCGCGGCGGTACGGTCGCCGTGCACGTCGTCCGGACCCTCCGGATAGGACAAGGCCGCCATTTCGTATTCCACCGAGCCGAGCTGCGGATCCATCGGGAACGTTTCGCCGGCCCTCAGCTCGATTTCGTAGCCGTACTGGCTCTTATAGACGGCGTTCGTCTCGACGCGGTCGCCGGACATCGGGTGCATATGCTTTTGATTGGCCAAGAACAAGTCCTCCTTAACGTCAAGTCAATCGAACGTGTCGGAGTTACTGTTCCCCGCCTCGGCGATTTTCATTACTTGGCCGGCTCGAGGATCGGAATGTAGAGATCCAGCTCCGACCGTTCGTCCGCCGGGCCGTAAAATCGCTCGTCGTACAGTTCGAAGTCGATGCCTTCCGCGAACTGGAGCCCGTTTTCCGCCAACCATGTTTCATGAATCCGCTCGTACGTTTCCTGAAGTCCGGCGATCGTCCCTCGGTGCGTAAACACCGCGTACGTCTGCGCGGGCACGAGCTTGGCTTCGAGACCGTCCGGCACGTCTTCGATCGAGTCGACTTGAACGCCGGCCATGTAGCTGAAGCGCTCGCCGTCGAAATCGTAACATAGGCCGTAGGATACGTTCTCCTTGGAGCGATGCGGAATGCTCGCCTCCATCGGAATCAACGCGTCCCACAACCGTCCGAACTCCATCGTGGCGTCGGCTTGATGCACGGCGACCCCCACCGCATAAAAGGGTTCCATTCTCACGATCTTCGCTTTCACTGCGATTCCTCCCGTTGCGTCCGCTTCCCAGCGACCGAGCTCTCGGTCGATCCGGTTCAGCAGCGTCGTCTGCGCCTCGATGGCCGAGCGGACGCGATCCGCGTGTTCCCGAAGCACGCGGGCGAGCCGGGCGCGGTCCGACAGCGTGCCGCCGGCCGCCAGCTCGCGAATCGTCTCGAGCCCGACGTCCAGCTCGCGCAGAAACAAGATGGACCGCAGCGCGGCGATCTGCCCCGGCGCATAATACCGGTACTGATTGTCCGGATTGATCTCGGCCGGGGAGAACAGCCCGATAGCGTCATAGTGACGCAGCGTCTTCGTCGTAATGCCGAACAGGCGCGCCATTTGTCCGATCGTCAGCTTCGTCATGCGCGTTCGATTCCTCCTCTTCCATCGACTTGCTCCTTCACCGTACAACATTCCCCCAAGGTCAAGGTCAAGCGATTCCGCGGAAAAAGTTCCCTCGCCGTCGTCACTTTACGTCACGTCCAGCAGCAGCGCCTCGTTGGCGTCGTCCCGTCCGTCCCAAGACGCCGCGAACCGCACTTTGTGCGATACCCCGAGAATGTCGTACGGGGCGATCTTGTGCTGCCGCGCGGAGCCGACGATCAGCGTGTGCAGCCGCAGCGATACGGCAGCGCCGAGCTCGGCCAGCTCGTCCCTTACGGGCTGCGACACGGCGCCGATGCCGTCGGTCACCATGACGAGATCGGCGTCCGAGAGCCCGCGCGCCTCGCGTACGAGCCGCATGCCGCGCCGGAGCGGGGCGTCGAAGTGCGTGCCGCCGCCGAACGCGAGCTGCGACAGCCGGTAGAACGCCGCCCAATCGGGCTGCTTAAAGCGCAGATGCCGTTCGATCAGCTCGCCCTTCGCGCCGAACAGCAGCAGCACGAAGTCGCGCGATTCCGACAGCGTCAACGCGGCGAACGTCATGACGAAAATTTGCGCGAGCCGCTGCTTCGCCCCGCGCATCGAATGGGAGGAATCGAGCAGGCAGATGACGGGCCCTTTGCCGGCGTCTTTGGACGGGGAGCGGGCGCTGTACGTCATTAGCTTGCCGTCGAGCCACTTCTGCAGGAAGAAGGCTTCGTAGTCCGGGTCGGCGAGCAGGCTCGCTTCGCTCGGCAGCATATGCGACAGGTCGCCGGAGAGGCCGAGCTCGTCGTACCGGTCCGGCGCCGTTCGCCGCCGCTGCTCGCGCCGTTGGCGGAGGAGCCGCTCCGTATTCCGGCCGACCTCCTTCACCATGGCGACGAGGTCCGGGTGCCGCTTCAGCCGGTCGACCCATTCGAGATAGCGCCCGTACGACTGGCGGCGCAGCTTCCCGAGGTCGCTCCCCCAGCGCC from Paenibacillus antri harbors:
- a CDS encoding FUSC family protein; this encodes MNVTIGARVVKTGIAVALALYITHQLGLKGVTIAGVAAIFAIQPSVYKSWQHMLEQVQTNTLGAILALGVSLVMPVNEVVVGLTCIAVILITLALRMETTVTLTLVTTIVVLEAGGEWMYALERFSTILIGIASAFLVNAVVMPPNHRKQFLDGYREALGTMSLLLRTAVSDELKEGEAKSQRDKLNDTVRKISERYGMLEEEWRKWKRFRPQPGRHLVVQKQMVRAMTVGQLVLDAVQVHYFPQRKDDSADRAFDDALEELIRYHEYALLKYEGKMKPGEQLYDKIGELTERLLRDAIESVGGEPKGSVSLVVVASAIYEYGRQLRRLDKMVGHVQGAEEAASAE
- a CDS encoding MerR family transcriptional regulator, which produces MTKLTIGQMARLFGITTKTLRHYDAIGLFSPAEINPDNQYRYYAPGQIAALRSILFLRELDVGLETIRELAAGGTLSDRARLARVLREHADRVRSAIEAQTTLLNRIDRELGRWEADATGGIAVKAKIVRMEPFYAVGVAVHQADATMEFGRLWDALIPMEASIPHRSKENVSYGLCYDFDGERFSYMAGVQVDSIEDVPDGLEAKLVPAQTYAVFTHRGTIAGLQETYERIHETWLAENGLQFAEGIDFELYDERFYGPADERSELDLYIPILEPAK